In Salvia miltiorrhiza cultivar Shanhuang (shh) unplaced genomic scaffold, IMPLAD_Smil_shh fragScaff_scaffold_79, whole genome shotgun sequence, the sequence GGCGGCATGCAAAAAAGGACTCTTTTGAAGAGCATAGCAAGAAAAGAGATCCATCCCCACTTCCATCTTAATTAATGGTCGAGCGAGAGATATATAAATGGAGTGGAAGGCTTTCATGATTTATTGAAGGACGCATTAATTAttctcaacaaaaaaaaaggggaacAACACGCATTGACATTTCTATCATTACTAGTTTAATTATGCGAATTGCAAGTAAAGGTTTGGAATATAGCATACGTGTGTTGGATTGTCGTTGTGGTAAGAGCATACGCAGTGGGAATCCGATAAGGAGGACTAGAGTCACTCCGAGATCGGGTCGCCCACTGCAGGTGAGAGTGACATGAGGGTGGCCTGATGGAACGGGGTAGTCCcgataaagaaaatgaaatttgGGACGTTATCATTAGGtaggagggagtactaattaattttgtaaaataaaattttgagccCGCCTAGCCCCATGGGCTAGCCCAAAACCGAacatttagggttagggttgaaaatttctaACCAAAAAAATTTTCAACCCAATTATCTTGCacccgaataacccgataaCCCAATAGGTCTAGCCCAAAACCTGATGGGTTGgtccgattgacatccctagacACAATATAAGGGAAGATCTCACCCAAAAAAGTGGTGTCAGCAAGATTTTCAACATAGCATTTCAGATGGGGTGTAAGCCACCAATCGCAGAGGTTCCCGATCTGCCACCAACCCATCACATAGCACAACATCGTCCCAAGATTTCTCACACATAAATAAACATGGTAGAGAGTTAGAGACATGAGATACATGAGTTTCAGATGTAACCAAAGGATAAACGGAGCTCCTCACAACGATTTGTGAGCAACGGTAGATAGGAGTTCGAGCCATGGGTGAAGCTCGACCTCGTGTATCTCCACTCCTAGCTTCGATCTCATCCAAGCCGAGGGACGCCTCTTCGTTTTCTAAGAATGGCATTGACCAATGGAAATTGACTCTGACACTGGGCCCCAATCTAACAACGAGTCTTCAGTGTCTGAAACGAAGTCGCCACTCAAGTAAGCTTCCCAATCGAATTTCATCATTGCGGGCAAGGGCCAACATAGGATAAACGACAGCAAAGGACCTCCGTCTCACAGAGGACAAATGGCGGCAAGGGGAATCGGTCGGCGACTATGGCAAATCACAATTTTAGGGTTTCGGAAAGCAGAGGGACGCGATAATAGAGAGCTGAGagtgaagtgagagagagagatatgctTCATTTTAGGGTTATAGTATGTTTGTGGGTACTTATAGATGGATTAATTAAATGCTAACGCCGTCCTAATTATATCCCAATTTAAAAACAGACGATGAATATTGGTACAACCTAAACAGAAAAACAGGTCATGAATATTGGGATGAAGAGAGTAGTACTTAAAATATACTTTATTTCAAACATACATCACTTGTTTGAAAAAGTGGttaaaacatactccctccgctctttttcctttttgggacgtcccccaaataagttcttctttctttctttttatttttggacaactaccccaccactaataatactttatttattcttacttttcactttttcaccactcccaatactaattataacactttttcaccttttcatcactccgaatactaattataacatatttttttcaactatcaatacactttaccacttttccttaaaacatgtgtcgtccccaaagaggaacttattttggggacggagggagtactttctTCGCACCAAATAATATGAACAATTTGTCATTTTAATCCGTCTCACATGAACTCCATCACAAACTTTTATTTACTATTTCTAATTTCCTAAtttatttatagaaaaaaattaCTCATGACCCATCACTTCACTCATAATAAAATGAACCCTatactcacaatacactcactTAATTAACATTTCTTAAAGCTCGTGTCATCGAAGATATTATGTAATTTTGAATGGAATAAGGAGCGACCTTCTCTATAGCTATGAGCTATGTAGCTAATGAGCCCTTAAACGCAAGTTTATGGGCGAGCTTGACTGATGCCCTTACAGGGCTTTCAAACTCTTGTTTTAAGCTCTTCATTTTCCCTATATATAACTTCTTTCTCGTGATAACTATTTCCTTAGACCCGGACCACGTTGTTAATCTGCAACATAATTTTATCAGTGCACGTGGGAGATGGCTTCTTCCTCCCTCCCTTCGCTTCCAATTATCCTCCTGGGTACTTTTACTAGTTGTAATAAGCAACTAGTCAAAGTACATGCACCCAGTATGGAGACATCGTCGCTTCGGTCGGTCGTTTTCAGATTTCCAATCAATGTAACTCTAACTCATCAATCAGCAGCGAGTGATGCACCCAAGTGTATCACGAGCGTATTACAGTACAAGAGAGAGGGAATCTCGGGTGAGATTCCCGAACGATAGAACCAAAGCGGGGGTGTGGGGGTGTCCCCCAACCGATAGAGCTGGTAAGAAAACGTTTGTTGTTcctttataaaaaatagatgTAACTCATCTATAACCAACCATTGGCGAGTGAGTGATGCCCTAGTTGGGTATCACGAACGATAGATAGCCTGAGGATAATTCTAACTCTCTTCGTTCTTAACTATTTTTTGGTATTATCTAGATTGCTTGTATATGTACATAGAAATAATATCTCATTCTAGCATTTCTCATAcagcaaaaaataaaattataaccacataaataaaaatataatttctatTACTATATGCGTTCGACTAGAATAACGTTTTGCCAAAATATACCTATTAATTTATGAATCATTATACACAAATAAGATAATACATAACAGGGAGGGAAAAAACATGTCTTACAAcaaaattgtattatttggttGTTCAAATTATGTTAAAAAGAGTAGAGGTAAATTTGAAGTACATAAAGAGAACCCTAAATGTGAGAATGTAGAAAATGTATTGAAATATTTTAGAAGTAATGGAGGGACTAATCTATAAAACCCCAGCAAGAATATTTGCAGCAGTGGATAAAGCAGCTCCTGTTATAACACACTGCACTATCTTTTCATGGGAGGTGTGATCCAGAGTCAGCGCCAGCGCCCCTCCGGTGAGAGCCCCCGCCAACGCGTTGTTTTTCTGCATATGTCAAAATTAAACTTGTTTCCTCTCAACCTCTCCAACTTTTACATAAAATGAAAAGAACAGGTTGGATTttataagggtaaatatcactttaataTCCCAACCTAATCGATCGAATAAGTGCATAGAGGAAATCAACGTatcaattttttcttatttttgtctCGAAAAAAAATTTCGGCAAACCATGACGTGGATTGACGAAAATCCTAATAGGATTTCTACATGACTTTTTTgcgtatttttaaatttttttttaacttttcagCTTCTGTAGGATTTCCATCGATCCACGTCACAGTTCTGATGCcgtaaaaaaaattgagacaaaaataagaaaaaaaaattacgttGGATACTTCTATGCACTTATCTGAATGATAGGAGTTAAAACACTAATATGTCGGGAGTTGGgacataaagtgatatttacccatttTATAATTATAGGTACCCACTCATGGACGCCCCTAGCCTCTTTCAATCCGTAGGTGAGCCCCGAATAAACTCCCGCTACCATACCTGCATTACATGATTGCATTAGATTTCCAAAGTTGAATCACTTTTGGTACCTCTAAGGGCTGCTAAACTTTTTACCTTCTTCTGAGAAGCAGCGTTGTCACCATTGCAACCTGATGATTGATGAACAGTGGTGGaggcaaaaaaaaattactcctatTGTTCGAATTTCATATATAGATAggaatttgttttattttatttttgggtcaAGATATTAGAAAAAGGGgctttgtgtgcgtgtgtgtgtgtgatcaTACATCAAAGCTTTAAAAAACAAGAGTGATTAAgaaatctaaattaaaaaaaggggaaaacagtagaaaaataaattgcaaaAGTTTCAACCTTGTAGAGCAGTGAAATATGCTTCCTTGGATAAAGCTTGAAGTGCCCCAATCTGCACCAAAAAtacacatatttaatttaatgttgCTATAAATGTGGATGTGGCAATAGGCGTAATTACCCCAGCAGCTCGGACGAAGCAGTGAGCAATGCGGTTGAGGAGATCAAACAAAACATCCTTCTCAACAATTGATTTCCTCTCAAACATTTCTTTTCTATTACTTTACTCAATATCAGATTAACTCCACAATCAAACTAGTAGTATTTGTCAGGACAAGACACGGCGCACTTATATGCGAGGTTTCTGGCGATCTTCTTGAATCGTTGAATATAAAATtcagtaattaaataaattaatggagtttttttcttgtcaTTTTACTATGTTTCTGTTGGAAATGTATACTTTTATTGTCTGGGCAGAAAAGTGGATCTGTGTCAGTTTATTAAAGGAGATGCGAATTGCGAAATGGATTTTGGTTAGATGCAATgtaacaaaattcaaaattggaATCTGATAAAACTAATAATGTTTCATAGCCCCCATtcatataaaacaataaaaataaatatttataaatttactattttagcTTATAATTTGTAGCCTCAAATCAAATGTTATTTTTTTCCTAATCACAAGCATTTTACAGCAGAAAAACAAAAAGTTGGTGATACATTTGGGTTGTGCAGAAGGATATGTAGAAGGTAGGTGGCCTCTAATAATCCACCCGCAATGCTCAGCTTCTCTTCTCCTGTCAACAACAACAAGCCACGACGACACACCAACTCCTCCATCCATGTTTTTACAAACAAACCAATTTCTGGGATCTTTGTTTGAGTGAAGTGAGAGAGATGTTTAGAAGGTCATTAGCATCACCTGAAAAAAGTAAAATCATGCACGAAAAAGGGCTCTTGCATGGCTTGATTGAATGGATTATTTGTGGAGTAATTCTCTTCCCATTTTGTGGCAGGCACTTAGCAATGCGAAACAACACCACTGGATTCAACACCAAATGTTCTTTGCTTTCTAGATGAAAAACTCGAAATTGAGTGCTCTGAGTTTTTGCTTTTGAGGATTCTGGAGCTCGTATCTCTGTGCACACCATCACAACTACAACACTTGATATGCATGTTTCAAGATTTATTATGGGAGTTGCTAATTAGTGTGATTTAGATTGAAACAATGTAATCGCGCCATTTTGCATACAACATGCCGACGACGACCACATGATTTAAGAGTTTGGATGAATTGATTGAGGTGGCATCTACGGCTTGGCTATCAAAAGAATCCATAAGAGCTTTTACCGTAAGTTGTGTTTACGTATGGTTGGGGGATATACATTTTGACtatgaaaaataatactagCATTTAATTTGGGACTATGAATcataggataaaatagtaaatttataactatttattattattattttatatgggGGTTTACAATGAGTAAAATAGAGGCTGTGAATAGAATTACCCATAATATTGAtgataatctatataatatataaaagaggagttttgtcctccattttttccctctattttctctctctcttcttccaccaaatttttcaatattttctcttttttttatataattttaattactttctaaacatcacaaaattttatttatgaaaaaaatattcaatatgcatcttaaatttaattttgtgacaggttttttaatatggtaaaaaaaacatcaaaaatgaatttaaaacgaataagttatgaaaattttaagatattttattttctctctcttcgctaaaattttataatttgtttttattgATGTTAGGCCATgagaatatttattcatttaatatgtcgtgtaatactctataataataatgtgtaatgttaatttttattataaaaaaatttgaaattatttaataactatgatTATCATTACACATTATAATACAAAGTTAATATTTGTAATTGATgagatttatctttaatttatttttaaaatatattttgtatttaattaaaatttatctaatatttatatttttttatttaaaacatgtgGTTGATTTCGATgtttgtcgtgcatcgcacaaATGGTCATACTAGTAATAAGCTAAAAGTATAATTACTGGACCGAACATTAGAGCACTTGTTGAAAATGTCGTTTTTCGACCAAAATCAACAAAGTATCAATTTTAgactaaaatcatcaaaaccaGAATTAGCTTGCCTAATtctttcataaaatatattccgTCGTCACCCAAATAACttcttatattttctttttggaatGTCTCCTAAACTTTCTATCCATTTGAAACATTATCACACcattaataatactttatttattcttacttttcaacatttcaccattctcaatactaattataatatttttcaccattttctaTACGAATTACAACACTTTTTCTACACTTAACAAGttttttaaaactcgtattGTCCCCTACTAAGAAATTATTTGGAGAACGAGGGGAGTAtaatgaatcgagtgtttcaaTCTTCAATGTAATCAATCATAACTTAATGTAATGccttaaaacttgaatttactTTTAAAAACTTGTAACTTCTCAAGAGGTTCAAATTGTATCCCGCAATCGAGAATCTGGAGATGGACGGGTTGTTGTATATACAATAAATGAAATGTTAcagttctttcaattcaatCAATTGTAATGGAACAATGTCCCAACTCTCAAAGTACAACATGAACAATTAGTCATGTAAGAAATCAGTGGCACATCTCTCCTCGAGTAAAATTCCTATGGAGCAACAGTCGATTTCGACAACTTCGATGAGGAGATTAACTGTTGTCA encodes:
- the LOC131003150 gene encoding outer envelope pore protein 16-2, chloroplastic-like isoform X1: MFERKSIVEKDVLFDLLNRIAHCFVRAAGIGALQALSKEAYFTALQGMVAGVYSGLTYGLKEARGVHEWVPIIIKWKNNALAGALTGGALALTLDHTSHEKIVQCVITGAALSTAANILAGVL
- the LOC131003150 gene encoding outer envelope pore protein 16-2, chloroplastic-like isoform X2, which codes for MFERKSIVEKDVLFDLLNRIAHCFVRAAGIGALQALSKEAYFTALQGMVAGVYSGLTYGLKEARGVHEWKNNALAGALTGGALALTLDHTSHEKIVQCVITGAALSTAANILAGVL